The genome window gtgtgacctctgcAACTTAATctgtttgtgcctcagtttccccattttaaaaatgaggccaAAAATAATACCAGTTTTATAGGGTTATGTGAGGATTTACTGAGTAATAAATTAAGTGCTTAGAATTGTCCCTGACACAGAAATTGCTATATAAAAGGACAGTTAATAGAGCTTAATTTTCTAGGAAAAACAATCTACTGTTAGCATATCATTTAACAATATGGTATagaactttaaattattttattttattttattttcagagacagagagagagtcagagacagggatagataggaacagacagacaggaacagagaaagatgagaagcatcaatcatcagtttttttgttatgacaccttagttgttcattgattgctttctcatatgtgccttgaccgtggggcttcagcagactgagtaaccccttgcatgagccagcgaccttggatccaagctggtgagctttgctcaaaccagatgagcccgcgctcaagctggcgagctcggggtcttgaacctgggtcctccacatcccagtctgacgctctatccactgcgccaccacctggttaggctagaactttaaattttatttattgctcaaATTCATTCAAATAAGTATGTTTATAAATTAGGTGCTGAACTTTGGGTGGTAATACTGTTTTCTTAATGGTAGAACTAAGAAACCACATGTTGTTTACAGACTCTCATTTCTTTAACAATCCTCTAAGGTAAACATGCTTGGAAATATTTTAGCCAACTCATGACACAAAAGATGTATGAAAAGAAATCATGATTAAaatctgttgtttgaaaaaactgtagcttttttattttttagagagagagagagagatgagaagcatcaactcatagtcatgtcactttagttgttcattgattctcatacatgctttggcCGAAGGTCTCCAacagagccagtggccccttgctcaagccagcaaccttgggctcaagccagcaaccttgtgcttcaagccagcgacctctgggctcaagccagtgactatggaatcttgtcagtgatcccacactcaagccggtgaccccacactcaaggtggtgagcccatgctcaagttagatGCCcacgacttcagggtttcaaacctgggtcctctgagtcccagaccgatgctctatccactgtgccaccacctggtcaggcaaagaaatGTAGCTTTATGTCCTTTAAGTCATTATGGATGTTTAACTTTGAAAAAGTATGGTTTGAAAAGTATGAAAAAGAAACTTCTATTACAGCTTTGTAAAAGTCGATCTTAAAAACATAATCAAAACTAATGATATCACatctataataatataaatatagaatTATAAGTGATTATACTTCTTGTAAAGGGGTCTCAATAACTCAAATTATTATTAGactataaaatattatgcaaaaaAAACACTCATATTCTCCTTTCAGTTTTAGATGATTTGGACAGCAAACTGGCTCAGGAACAGTCTCCCAGCCCAGTGGGTACAAGAACACCTCTCAACTATGGATCAAGAACACAATTCAGTCATTTTTACTCCAGTGGGAACAAACATGATAATACCATAGACAGGCACAAAAATCACTATAAAGAAACTTCTAATATATCTGTCTATGACATCCTAAGACCAGGAGCCCCTAGAGAAGGTTTTAAAACCTTTTCTCCCAGAACAAGGACAATTTATGATATGTACAGGACAAGGGAGTCCAGAATCTTAAAAGAAGATTATGTGGAAAAGAATACTTTTGGTAGCACTTCTCTGTGTTTTGACAGCCGGCAACGGTTAGCCTCACCAGCTACAGGGTATTTCACAACAAGAAGCATACATTTTCCAGCCACAACTCAGAACAAGAGTGGATTTATACCATCAAGCCATCAGTACAGCCCAAAGAGAACTCCTTTATCATCTATCATATGGAATAGATCAGATTCTTCTAGAGATGAGCTGAACCAGGAAGAGTTCCTGGGGACACCATCACCAATGGAAACTGACCCTGCTGAACAGTATATGCATCCTAGATGTTTTCAGGAGAATGGGATATATGAATTTTATCATTCACAGAGTGTTTACCAACATGTGAATTTAAATTCCTCCATGGATAACACAATGAGTCATGACCCATTTGAGAACACAGAGAATATGCCATTCTACCATCAAGACAACCCATTTGCCAGGTCTTTCTTTAGCAATACCTTTGGACGAAGCAGGGAACAGAGATTCGGACAAAGTCCTTTTGGGGGCCAACAGGAAGAATATTCTTCCTGCTCTGGCTTTCATCAAAGCAGGAAAACATTCACTTCTTCCGACAGAGACTTTGAAATGATTTCCACTGAAGCCAGTAGTGCATCAGCTGGTCATGGCCATAGTGTTTCTTCTCAGCACTGGGGATCATTTCTGCCTCATTACAGAACAAATATTTCCGTAGTCCAAGAAGTGCCACATCCCTGGCAGTTTGGTTCTCAGACATCAACACTGGAGAGCATGGAGTTGCCACAAGGTAATGGGAACCAGATGACTCATTTTGGCACACCAGATATTTGCTCCATGATTGGTTCAAGCTATCACATCAAATCTGGTGGGTTAGAATGTCAACAGAACAGTTCTCCTAAAGAAGTACATGTAAACAAAGGACCTTACTCATTTGGAATTGATCAGACTATAGCATCTCCATTCAAAACTTCCTCCCCCCAGATTCCTGGTGACAAAGGAAATTGTCAAGGTTCCTACATTCAGAATCCCATAGTTTCTTTGCAGAAAATTAAGCCTGCCTCTCTTTCAAAAAGAAGCTACACAGAAGTCACTGTGACCAACAATGATTCAGTTGATTCTCTGCCTCTTACCCAAAGCCAACCCAATATCTTGGTCACAGAAGTGAATAATGAAGAAGACTTGAACGAatctattttggaaaaaaacaaacaaataaacaagaaggGCCAGACAAACATGACAAGTGAAATGTCCCAACCTATTTCAGACACAGTAATCTCTAACCCCTTAGCTGGTTTTCCAAGTCCCCTGTCCCAAGACTCAGCCAAAACcaacagattattttttaatgcatctACCCCAATAACTTCAAAAGAGTTACCCAGAGTCATTTCCAGGAAAGATATTTCCAAAATTCATATATCACAGAGAGATGAAGCCAATgaactaagaaaaaataagagttaTGCTGAAAACAGAAACCTTGGCCCAGCAACTTCCTTTCCCATCATTCAGGAAAGCAGAacattaccatattttcccagcCCAAATCAAGGTTGTCACCAGAAATTAACATTAAGTAATGAAGATATTTCAAGCATTGTTGATAATAAACACAGGAGCTCTGTACCTACTGGTAATCAAAATGCACAGTCTCCAGGAAAGTCTGCTATTTTAGATACCAAGGAAGAACAATGTACCAAAACTCATTCTACCAACTGTACCAAGTCAACTGCTGGCCACAATATCCCATGTGATTCTTTAGGTCTGTCATCTAGTACACTGCCAGATTCTTCACCATCGAAAAATTTTTTCCTTGGTGCTCTGGTGATTCCTTCTACTACCACGTTCTCCAGGGAAAGCCTTGCAGGCAAAGATCCATTTctgggagaaagagggggaaaagacAATAATAGCAAGCATCGAAATAATGAGTTTACCTTGAACCcctcagaaaatgaaaagagtGATGATAGTTGTATGTCTGTATGTAATGAGGTAGTTGATGTCAAATGCCATTCACATCCTGCTTTCAGGgctgggaagggaaaaggaaaagtcaGACGACGTATATCCTATATTGAAAAgttgaacaaaacagaaagtaaatCAACACCCACAAGTGGCAGCAGTAGCCTCGTTGAGTTGAATCAAAGTGATTCCAATGCTTGTGAGCTTCACACAAGTTATTGTACTTTACCAAGAAAAGCAGCCAGTTTCCCCATTAATAGCAGGAAGTCAGAAAGTAAGGTAGCGGCTCCTTCATTTAAGAATGAGCCACTGCCACTCCAAACTGAAAATAAGGTGGAAGACCCAATAGGGAAGGACATGTTAAACAAATTCAGTCCTCGTTCTTCTGAGTCGGAAAGCACATGCTCCAGGGCAGTTCCAGCCTCAGCCTCGGTTGTGCCTGAAGCCACAGAGGGGATGACAAATATGACAAACAAGGGATCTGACTTCATTAGAGAAGGACCGCTTCCATTCCTCATAAAGAGGGCTGTGTCGTGCCCTTCAGGGGAACCGTGTGCCTCATCTGGAGGAGATGAAAGAGAAGACTGCTTGGTCTCAGACATGGATGCCTCTGCTATAACACTAAGACCTTGGGAAAAGACCATGAACCCTCTGGAAAGTGACTCATCTGTTAGGAATTGTTCTTTAACCGAAAGACACCACCAAAAGGAACACTTTCAGGAATGCACTGACAAGGATGGTAAAAGTCCTGCCTCCAGGACAGGTATATTTTCCCTTTCACGTGAAGACCCGTTACCTTTTCCTTCAGATATGTCAGGGGGAAAAAGTGGGAAAACATTACATAAAGTTAAGACTACTAgtatgttttctgtttctggtgaTGAAGAGAATGTCAGGCATCTTGAGGTAGTTTCAATCTATTACACTCTACCAAGGAAACACAGCAAGAAATTCTGTAACCTCCTTCAAAAGTATGCTCAAAATATCAGTTCACTTCCAGAATCAACTAAAGTGGAGACTGAAACATTTCTCAAttctttagaaaaagagaaactaaatTCTACACAAGAACAGTCAGAAACACCTTCATCTGAAGATCTACAAGTGCTAGTCCACTCTGCTCAGGAAAATCGCCGCTGTCTTTCTCCCAACACTGAAAATGTGACTGTTTTACAATCTCCGAGTATTGGGCCCTCAGAACCTACGCTGCAGGAAATGGCTGCTATTAAGGCAGATGTTTCTCTTTATAAAGAAGAATCTAAAACTAGAGAGATTTCCACAGATAGCTTAGCTAAAACACCTCTAGGTGTTTcacaaaacaggaaaaagagagggaaaaaattgCAAAGTGAAATCCTGAGTGTTTCATCGATGCTTCAGGGGGGGAAATTTGCAGAAGAGAAATCTGCAAATTGTCAGCATGCCATTAAATCAGATAATAGTGGTCCCTCTAATCCTCCAGCCCATTCAGAAGGGAATACTGAAAATCTCCAAACCAGAAGAAGTTCTGGGGAGTGTGCAGGTAATGGGATAGCCATCACAGATACTGGAAGTGCAAAGTGTCTTCGGAAAGATATCACAGGGACAGCTAAAGACGACAGTTCCAAGAGGTTGCAGCCAAGGAAAGCCAGAGGAGCACATTTCCCGAAAAAGAATCATAAGCCACTTTCTGACTCAGAAAGCCAAGTCTTGGCTCTTACTCCAGCTTTGCATAAACTGCATCTTGATGAGGATACTTGTTCAGGGGAGCGAGATTTAGATGGTTTGCAGTCTGAACCCGGAGAGCCACATCAAGGAAGTGAGGAGGTAAATCTGACAAAGAAGAGCAAGGCTAAAGATGAAATGCAGAGGTTGGCACGGGACCAGCCTTCGGTTCCTGCAGAAGgtagtaaaaataaaaccagcttGGATGACCTggagaaagggaaaaacagaTCTTCGGTTAAACACAAATTGGCAGCCATATCCAAAGCAAGTAAAAAATTTCCAGGTAAAGATTTGAGCCCCAGAAGACACGTAGCTACTATCTTCCCCCAAAGCAGGAACAGTCCTGGCTTCGGTGGTTTATCTCTTGGCACGCCGGAGTGCGACCCACTGTCCCCTGAGCCTACTCCAAAGTCTACGGAATCCAAGGATGAAAGCAGGTTGAATAATAATGGGATGGATGTGAAGAAATCTGAGAGCCCTCTCCAGGTTACTGCAATGTCCAACAGAGAAGCTTCTGTACACACAAGCAATCAGAAATCTGACAGCATTTCACAACCACAtcagaatttgtttaaaaatgtctcAGAATCACCACCAAAGTATGGGAATTCTAAAGATGTGACAGTAGCtcagattttagaaagaaagtcagGGACCCTGGCCCTATCTGTATTCACCAGCCTTAGCGAAGCTGACTTCTCTGACCATCGGATGAGGCTGAACCCTCATTTTCCATTGGAGCCTGCAGAGAAATCTACAATAAATATCCCACTGGCCAGCTGTCAGCAACAACAAAGGAGTGCTGCATCTCTGGAACAGGAAGCTGAGCCACACCCGTATCGTTCAAAGAGCTTAAAAAGCATCAATGTGCATGGTGATCTCCTACGTAAAAGTCATCCTCCAAAAGCCAGGGAGCGCCATTTTTCTGAAAGCACTTCTATCGACAATGCCCTAAGCCACCTGACCCTTGGGCATGAATTCTCTAACAACAGTGGGTACAGTCGaaaattcaaatctttttctgaacTTTCCTCCTGTGATGAAAATGAGAGTTGGCCTTTGTATAGTGGCAGGACAAAAATGGGTCCCAAATCAGCAACATCTATATCCAGACCTATTGACTATGGGATATTCGGGAAAGAACAACAGTTGGCTTTCTTGGAGAATGTAAAGAGGTCACTCACACAAGGAAGGTTATGGAAACCAAGTTTTCTGAAGAACCCTGGCTTCCTGAAAGATGATGTAATTCACCCTCCTAACTCGACACAGTCATCAAACTCAGATTCTCCTAGCAGTCAGCTGCTGGAAGAGGGCTTATCTCCAAATGTACCACTTAATATCTACGAAGAGGATCCAGTGGGCTCAGACTGTGACACAGACACCACCACAGATGATGAATACTACCTGGATGAAAATGACAAAGAGTCAGAACTGTGAGGCCTTTTCAAAATGTACAACCTTTCCTCCCAAGTCTtgtaatggaaataaaatgtaaatgtgaGAGTCCATTGGAAGgacag of Saccopteryx bilineata isolate mSacBil1 chromosome 1, mSacBil1_pri_phased_curated, whole genome shotgun sequence contains these proteins:
- the LOC136315591 gene encoding exophilin-5 isoform X1; translated protein: MTKVPQGFDFSFLNDEEARKILEVLERNEELQRAEKDRISKLQKTKRNIRWLQGVTGEWFEEIQRKKFCNETDVSQMLKQPLTYRLRKGVAENDPVELQTSRSNNVPTQRTSVPARLGFSSSFASLFSFRKSRKETLKFQSPGQKGCDSHAGPASVKGTAVQAELYNSTLENQAVDSAFVPKPAGMREGSGEPPWDSSMLENEFFRVLDDLDSKLAQEQSPSPVGTRTPLNYGSRTQFSHFYSSGNKHDNTIDRHKNHYKETSNISVYDILRPGAPREGFKTFSPRTRTIYDMYRTRESRILKEDYVEKNTFGSTSLCFDSRQRLASPATGYFTTRSIHFPATTQNKSGFIPSSHQYSPKRTPLSSIIWNRSDSSRDELNQEEFLGTPSPMETDPAEQYMHPRCFQENGIYEFYHSQSVYQHVNLNSSMDNTMSHDPFENTENMPFYHQDNPFARSFFSNTFGRSREQRFGQSPFGGQQEEYSSCSGFHQSRKTFTSSDRDFEMISTEASSASAGHGHSVSSQHWGSFLPHYRTNISVVQEVPHPWQFGSQTSTLESMELPQGNGNQMTHFGTPDICSMIGSSYHIKSGGLECQQNSSPKEVHVNKGPYSFGIDQTIASPFKTSSPQIPGDKGNCQGSYIQNPIVSLQKIKPASLSKRSYTEVTVTNNDSVDSLPLTQSQPNILVTEVNNEEDLNESILEKNKQINKKGQTNMTSEMSQPISDTVISNPLAGFPSPLSQDSAKTNRLFFNASTPITSKELPRVISRKDISKIHISQRDEANELRKNKSYAENRNLGPATSFPIIQESRTLPYFPSPNQGCHQKLTLSNEDISSIVDNKHRSSVPTGNQNAQSPGKSAILDTKEEQCTKTHSTNCTKSTAGHNIPCDSLGLSSSTLPDSSPSKNFFLGALVIPSTTTFSRESLAGKDPFLGERGGKDNNSKHRNNEFTLNPSENEKSDDSCMSVCNEVVDVKCHSHPAFRAGKGKGKVRRRISYIEKLNKTESKSTPTSGSSSLVELNQSDSNACELHTSYCTLPRKAASFPINSRKSESKVAAPSFKNEPLPLQTENKVEDPIGKDMLNKFSPRSSESESTCSRAVPASASVVPEATEGMTNMTNKGSDFIREGPLPFLIKRAVSCPSGEPCASSGGDEREDCLVSDMDASAITLRPWEKTMNPLESDSSVRNCSLTERHHQKEHFQECTDKDGKSPASRTGIFSLSREDPLPFPSDMSGGKSGKTLHKVKTTSMFSVSGDEENVRHLEVVSIYYTLPRKHSKKFCNLLQKYAQNISSLPESTKVETETFLNSLEKEKLNSTQEQSETPSSEDLQVLVHSAQENRRCLSPNTENVTVLQSPSIGPSEPTLQEMAAIKADVSLYKEESKTREISTDSLAKTPLGVSQNRKKRGKKLQSEILSVSSMLQGGKFAEEKSANCQHAIKSDNSGPSNPPAHSEGNTENLQTRRSSGECAGNGIAITDTGSAKCLRKDITGTAKDDSSKRLQPRKARGAHFPKKNHKPLSDSESQVLALTPALHKLHLDEDTCSGERDLDGLQSEPGEPHQGSEEVNLTKKSKAKDEMQRLARDQPSVPAEGSKNKTSLDDLEKGKNRSSVKHKLAAISKASKKFPGKDLSPRRHVATIFPQSRNSPGFGGLSLGTPECDPLSPEPTPKSTESKDESRLNNNGMDVKKSESPLQVTAMSNREASVHTSNQKSDSISQPHQNLFKNVSESPPKYGNSKDVTVAQILERKSGTLALSVFTSLSEADFSDHRMRLNPHFPLEPAEKSTINIPLASCQQQQRSAASLEQEAEPHPYRSKSLKSINVHGDLLRKSHPPKARERHFSESTSIDNALSHLTLGHEFSNNSGYSRKFKSFSELSSCDENESWPLYSGRTKMGPKSATSISRPIDYGIFGKEQQLAFLENVKRSLTQGRLWKPSFLKNPGFLKDDVIHPPNSTQSSNSDSPSSQLLEEGLSPNVPLNIYEEDPVGSDCDTDTTTDDEYYLDENDKESEL
- the LOC136315591 gene encoding exophilin-5 isoform X2; translation: MTKVPQGFDFSFLNDEEARKILEVLERNEELQRAEKDRISKLQKTKRNIRWLQGVTGEWFEEIQRKKFCNETDVSQMLKQPLTYRLRKGVAENDPVELQTSRSNNVPTQRTSVPARLGFSSSFASLFSFRKSRKETLKFQSPGQKGCDSHAGPASVKGTAVAELYNSTLENQAVDSAFVPKPAGMREGSGEPPWDSSMLENEFFRVLDDLDSKLAQEQSPSPVGTRTPLNYGSRTQFSHFYSSGNKHDNTIDRHKNHYKETSNISVYDILRPGAPREGFKTFSPRTRTIYDMYRTRESRILKEDYVEKNTFGSTSLCFDSRQRLASPATGYFTTRSIHFPATTQNKSGFIPSSHQYSPKRTPLSSIIWNRSDSSRDELNQEEFLGTPSPMETDPAEQYMHPRCFQENGIYEFYHSQSVYQHVNLNSSMDNTMSHDPFENTENMPFYHQDNPFARSFFSNTFGRSREQRFGQSPFGGQQEEYSSCSGFHQSRKTFTSSDRDFEMISTEASSASAGHGHSVSSQHWGSFLPHYRTNISVVQEVPHPWQFGSQTSTLESMELPQGNGNQMTHFGTPDICSMIGSSYHIKSGGLECQQNSSPKEVHVNKGPYSFGIDQTIASPFKTSSPQIPGDKGNCQGSYIQNPIVSLQKIKPASLSKRSYTEVTVTNNDSVDSLPLTQSQPNILVTEVNNEEDLNESILEKNKQINKKGQTNMTSEMSQPISDTVISNPLAGFPSPLSQDSAKTNRLFFNASTPITSKELPRVISRKDISKIHISQRDEANELRKNKSYAENRNLGPATSFPIIQESRTLPYFPSPNQGCHQKLTLSNEDISSIVDNKHRSSVPTGNQNAQSPGKSAILDTKEEQCTKTHSTNCTKSTAGHNIPCDSLGLSSSTLPDSSPSKNFFLGALVIPSTTTFSRESLAGKDPFLGERGGKDNNSKHRNNEFTLNPSENEKSDDSCMSVCNEVVDVKCHSHPAFRAGKGKGKVRRRISYIEKLNKTESKSTPTSGSSSLVELNQSDSNACELHTSYCTLPRKAASFPINSRKSESKVAAPSFKNEPLPLQTENKVEDPIGKDMLNKFSPRSSESESTCSRAVPASASVVPEATEGMTNMTNKGSDFIREGPLPFLIKRAVSCPSGEPCASSGGDEREDCLVSDMDASAITLRPWEKTMNPLESDSSVRNCSLTERHHQKEHFQECTDKDGKSPASRTGIFSLSREDPLPFPSDMSGGKSGKTLHKVKTTSMFSVSGDEENVRHLEVVSIYYTLPRKHSKKFCNLLQKYAQNISSLPESTKVETETFLNSLEKEKLNSTQEQSETPSSEDLQVLVHSAQENRRCLSPNTENVTVLQSPSIGPSEPTLQEMAAIKADVSLYKEESKTREISTDSLAKTPLGVSQNRKKRGKKLQSEILSVSSMLQGGKFAEEKSANCQHAIKSDNSGPSNPPAHSEGNTENLQTRRSSGECAGNGIAITDTGSAKCLRKDITGTAKDDSSKRLQPRKARGAHFPKKNHKPLSDSESQVLALTPALHKLHLDEDTCSGERDLDGLQSEPGEPHQGSEEVNLTKKSKAKDEMQRLARDQPSVPAEGSKNKTSLDDLEKGKNRSSVKHKLAAISKASKKFPGKDLSPRRHVATIFPQSRNSPGFGGLSLGTPECDPLSPEPTPKSTESKDESRLNNNGMDVKKSESPLQVTAMSNREASVHTSNQKSDSISQPHQNLFKNVSESPPKYGNSKDVTVAQILERKSGTLALSVFTSLSEADFSDHRMRLNPHFPLEPAEKSTINIPLASCQQQQRSAASLEQEAEPHPYRSKSLKSINVHGDLLRKSHPPKARERHFSESTSIDNALSHLTLGHEFSNNSGYSRKFKSFSELSSCDENESWPLYSGRTKMGPKSATSISRPIDYGIFGKEQQLAFLENVKRSLTQGRLWKPSFLKNPGFLKDDVIHPPNSTQSSNSDSPSSQLLEEGLSPNVPLNIYEEDPVGSDCDTDTTTDDEYYLDENDKESEL